The DNA segment CTCAAGTTCAACACCATTGAGTAAGGCATTCTCACGGCAAGCCGCTAAGGACACTTGATCAATGTCACAGGCGATCACCCGCGCCGCACCCGCAAGCTTCGCTGCAATCGCAACCACACCCGACCCTGCCCCAAAATCAAGGACTGTCTTACCGCGTACCCGCTCCGGCTCAGCCAGTAACCACTGCGCCATCGACAAACCCGATGCCCAACAGAAAATCCAATAAGGCGTTTCATTCCAGATCCGCCGGATGACCTCGTCATCCATTTTCTCGGTTGGCAAATTAGGCGGGATCAACCATAGCTCAAGTAAAGTCTCAGGCAACACCTGACGCGACAACCCTGCATCAGGGATGACCGCGTGCAATGCATCAAGAAGATGTTGAGGCGCTAAAGACATATAAGTTAAGCTGAAGCGAGGGCTTTTTCAGCAGCTTCTACCGTTTGACGAATCAAAGTCGTGATGGTCATCGGTCCTACACCACCGGGAACCGGCGTATACGCGCTGGCAATCTGTTCTATACCAACCAACTCGATATCCCCGACGCCGCCGCCTTCACGTGGGTGGAAACCGGCATCGACCACTACAGCGCCAGCCTTAATCCAATCTTTTTTAATCAACTCTGCTTTACCGACGGCACCGACTACGATATCGGCTTGCTTCACCAGTTCAGGTAAATTCTTGGTGCGTGAATGACAAATTGTCACCGTGGCATTGGCAGCAAGCAGCATCATCGCCATCGGTTTACCCAAGATTGCACTACGTCCAACTACAACTGCATGTTGGCCTTCGATTTGAATCTTGTTTTCAGTCAAGAGCGTCATGATGCCTTGTGGCGTTGCTGAGCCATACGCCGGCTCATCCATGCTCATACGACCAAAGCCAAGGCAGGTTACCCCATCCACATCCTTTGCCAATGCAATTGCATCAAAACAGGCGCGCTCATCGATCTGTGCAGGAACGGGGTGCTGCAATAAAATTCCGTGCACATCTGGATTGGCATTCAATTTTTCAATTTCAGCCAAAAGTTGTTCAGTCGTGGTCGATTGTGGCAACTCGACTTTAAGCGATTGCATACCAACACGTGCACAAGCATTCCCCTTCATGCGCACATAGGTTGCAGACGCACCGTCATCGCCGACCAGAATCGTTGCTAAAATTGGAGTACGGCCTGATTTTTCTTTTAATGCGGCGACACGCACCTTTAAATCCGCTTCAATTTGTCCTGCAAGCGCACGACCATCTAGCAACGTTGCCATGAAAAACTCCAATAAGCTCAAAATTTGGAACGTATAATACCGCATGCGGCTCACGATTTAATGCGATTCTGGTGCGAAGGTTGTTTTTTTGGACGATTTTAGACAAGGAGTCCCTTGTTTTTTTGAGATCTCCTGCTAATATGTGCCTCCTTGGCTGGATAGCAAAATGGTTATGCCGCGGATTGCAAATCCGCTGACGCCGGTTCGATTCCGGCTCCAGCCTCCAAAGTTTTGATTTTAGTGTTGAATGAAAATTCAACATAAAAATCGGTGGCAAAAAACCCATCTGCCCAGATGGTGAAATCGGTAGACACAAGGGATTTAAAATCCCTCGCCTTCGGGTGTGCGGGTTCAAGTCCCGCTCTGGGCACCATTTTATAGTTCAGACTCGTTCAAAGCAGTTCACAACTAGATAAAAAATAAAGACTTATTTCAAATAAGCAAATCACAGTAGTTCGCAGTAGTTCATTTTAATCCCTCTTCTATTGCGGTATGTTATACGGTATAAAGCATTTACTGCAAAACAGATACCGTAAAAAATGCCAAAACTCGTTGTACCTCTAACAGACCCCCAAATAAAAAAAGCCAAGTACGATAGCACTGGCTCTAATAAGCTACGTGACGGTGGTGGACTCTTTTTACTACTCGACAAAAATGGTAGCAAATATTGGCACATGGACTATACGCGCCCCGTGACCAAAAAAAGAAATACGCTGGCATTCGGAATATATCCTTACACCACACTAGCTAAAGCAAGAGAACTTCGTGATAGCGCACGAAAATTAATTGCTCAAGGCTTAGACCCTTCTGATCAGAAAAAGCAAGATGCAGCAGAAGCACAAATTAGTTTAAATAATAGTTTTGAAGCCATTGCTTTAGAGTGGCTTGAACGGCAGCAGATAGCAGATGTAACCAAGAATAAAGCTTTATACTTATTGAAATTCGCTTTTGCAGGCTTTGGTAAAAAGCCTATCCGAGATGTTCTACCTATTGACGTTCTAAAAGTTTGCCGTGCAGCAGAAGCCGAAGGACATTTAGAAAAAGCTCATCGCATTAAATCAAAATGTAGCCAAGTATTCAGATATGCCATAGCATCTACAATCCTAGAAACTGACCCAACTCGTGATTTACGTGGAGCATTAAAATCTGTCGAAGTCACACATCATGCCGCTATTATTGACCCGCTTCAAGTAGGTCAACTACTAAAAGCCATTGATAATTATTCAGGTCAACTCGTCACTATCGCAGCCCTAAAACTTGCCCCTCTGACCTTTGTTAGACCGGGGGAATTAAGAGCAGCTAAGTGGGCAGATATAAACCTAGAAAAAGGTTTATGGAGCTACACGCCACCTAAGACGAAAAAGCAAACCAAAGTTGAACTGATCGTACCGCTATCCACACAGGCACTTTCAATATTGAAAGATATGCATCTTCTTTCGACCAATAGTGAATATGTCTTCCCTTCCCTTTACACCAATCTAAGATGCATGTCCGAAGGTACAATTAACCAAGCCTTAAGACGCATGGGCTACGGCAAAGACGAAATGTGTGGTCATGGCTTTAGAGCAATGGCACGTACCATCCTTGAAGAAGTCTTAGAGTATCCAATAGAGATCATAGAACAACAGTTAGGGCATCAAGTCCGTGATATGCACGGCAGAGCATACAATCGAACTAGGCACTTAGATAAACGTAAGGATATGATGCAAGCATGGGCTAACTATCTCGACTCAATAAAATCTATATAATAATCAACAACGAATAGGAACCCCTAAAAATCAAACTCAAGCTAAAAATATTGATTTGCTAGTCAATCTCTATCAAATATTGATTAAATACACTGTATTTAATTGATTTATTAAGAATCAACTTGTTTGTATTATTGAAAATTTAGATTGGTAAAAATTAAATTTATTACACAATATCAATTGGTTACTATATAATAAATTTAAATTTTGAACTTTTCAGCACAAAATTATTATATAAATTAAACTCTTAATGTGCATATAGTATTGAATATCAGGTCATAAATCATCGTTAACCGCACCGCCCACCCTAACAACTCAAACGTATTTATATACAGGTATCAAAAAGGCTCATAGAAGCCCTAGATTTGATTTAAATGAATAAGGTGGTCATTCGCCACTCTTTTGTGTAGGTGGCTCTAATAGGCGTGCTGGCTCAATCTTTAACGCTTCAGCTAATCGATGAATATTCAAGATAGCAATGTTTCTATTCCCACGTTCAATATCCCCTAAGTAACTTCGAGCTAATCCACTGACTAGAGCAAGTTTTTCTTGAGATAGTGGCGGAGTCATTTGTAGTCTTAATTCTCGTACTCGATCCCCAAAAGCTTTTAATTTTGCTTTGTCTGAATCTTCCATTGTCATATCCCTGCAAATAAAAGCATGGTATGGCTACCCGTTCTTTCAGGCTACGCTGTATAAAGACACCCTTTTTATGGACACCCTATTTAATTACACCTGTTTTAAGTGACATTATTTAAATTTTAGAATATGATCCTTCTTGAAAAATAACGGTCTTTGGGAGGACATATGAATAAATTATCTAGTTTGATATTTGGTGTGGTTTTAACAGTTCTAGTTAGTGAGCATGCAGTGGCAGATCAAGCTCCCCCACCCGCTGCTCCACTTGAGCAAGGTGCTGGGGTAACAGAGAGTATGAAAAAACAGAAGAAGTTTTTAGCCTCTATGGTAGAGATGGTTCGCTCATACGGATATCGCTGCGATTCAATTAGTGGTGTTGTGCCATTTGCATTTAGTAAGGGCTATAACTTGTGGTGCAATCATTCCGACTATCATTATGAAATAGCGGATAAGGGCGGTGAATGGGTTGTGACGATTGATTAAAAGGATTTGATAATGAATCTACGATTAGCACTCCCCTTCGCTTGCTTGGTATCGATGACCGCATGTTCTGACCGTAATGAGAGCACTCAAACAACAAGCAATGACAATACATCTAATAGCTATGCTTCTGCTGTAAATACAGTGGCTGCACCAAAAGAACCAACGTTATCGCAGCTTGTTACACCAAATGATGTGTGCAAGCTATTTGCTACATTGAGCATGCCTACGCCCCAAGGTTGGGTGGATGATACCAGTGGTAGTGATACATCATTTGGGTGTATTGGAGATCCTATCTTTATAGGAGATCAAGCCGAAGGTGCAAGCAATCCTAACTCAGTTGAGTCTGCTGCTGTTGGAAGTGCAGTTGATGTGAAAGGTATAATGGTTGCCATGTGGATTCGTAATCGTGATGAATCTGACCAAGCTGTAAAGGTGTTCTTAAATAAGAGCACTGCTGTATTGAAGAGCACTGTGAAAGTTAATCATTTACCTAAAAAGATTGTTCAAGCGATACAAGATAATAGCAATATTAGTGCCGAGATACATGGTATCAATATCCAAGTTAAGTATGAGGAATGGACAAGTGGTCGAGGATATACTACTTATTTTATTATCGGGCAAGACCCTAATAATTAAACTAATGCACTGTTTAAGTTATGCTCCTTAGACTAGGAGCATTTTTAATGCAAATTAGTCTGTTTTATTTTTACCATTCACCTTTCTAAAATTTAAACATTCATTTCAAACATGACTCACATCACCTAATTGCAAATGCTATACGCACTATGGTTTTGAGATGCTCAGAGTTCTCCCCTAATGTATCTTTAAGATCTTCGGCTATTCTTAGAAGCTTATCTCGCTGTGTATTCAAAAGCCCACTATAACCA comes from the Aquirhabdus parva genome and includes:
- a CDS encoding class I SAM-dependent methyltransferase codes for the protein MSLAPQHLLDALHAVIPDAGLSRQVLPETLLELWLIPPNLPTEKMDDEVIRRIWNETPYWIFCWASGLSMAQWLLAEPERVRGKTVLDFGAGSGVVAIAAKLAGAARVIACDIDQVSLAACRENALLNGVELEYLDDLYALQGQVDVLLAADVLYDQSNRFFLDEFLRFGHEVWVADSRVKNFSHAKYVKEGERSASTWPDLDEAHEFRNVSFYRTI
- the folD gene encoding bifunctional methylenetetrahydrofolate dehydrogenase/methenyltetrahydrofolate cyclohydrolase FolD translates to MATLLDGRALAGQIEADLKVRVAALKEKSGRTPILATILVGDDGASATYVRMKGNACARVGMQSLKVELPQSTTTEQLLAEIEKLNANPDVHGILLQHPVPAQIDERACFDAIALAKDVDGVTCLGFGRMSMDEPAYGSATPQGIMTLLTENKIQIEGQHAVVVGRSAILGKPMAMMLLAANATVTICHSRTKNLPELVKQADIVVGAVGKAELIKKDWIKAGAVVVDAGFHPREGGGVGDIELVGIEQIASAYTPVPGGVGPMTITTLIRQTVEAAEKALASA
- a CDS encoding tyrosine-type recombinase/integrase gives rise to the protein MPKLVVPLTDPQIKKAKYDSTGSNKLRDGGGLFLLLDKNGSKYWHMDYTRPVTKKRNTLAFGIYPYTTLAKARELRDSARKLIAQGLDPSDQKKQDAAEAQISLNNSFEAIALEWLERQQIADVTKNKALYLLKFAFAGFGKKPIRDVLPIDVLKVCRAAEAEGHLEKAHRIKSKCSQVFRYAIASTILETDPTRDLRGALKSVEVTHHAAIIDPLQVGQLLKAIDNYSGQLVTIAALKLAPLTFVRPGELRAAKWADINLEKGLWSYTPPKTKKQTKVELIVPLSTQALSILKDMHLLSTNSEYVFPSLYTNLRCMSEGTINQALRRMGYGKDEMCGHGFRAMARTILEEVLEYPIEIIEQQLGHQVRDMHGRAYNRTRHLDKRKDMMQAWANYLDSIKSI
- a CDS encoding helix-turn-helix domain-containing protein, translating into MEDSDKAKLKAFGDRVRELRLQMTPPLSQEKLALVSGLARSYLGDIERGNRNIAILNIHRLAEALKIEPARLLEPPTQKSGE